One segment of Dromaius novaehollandiae isolate bDroNov1 chromosome Z, bDroNov1.hap1, whole genome shotgun sequence DNA contains the following:
- the LOC135325156 gene encoding F-box only protein 4-like: MAEGGRLEAAVRGRLRGLRERWARGARERGGAEAAAGPGPGGGEAAEEASALQALPIDVQLRIMSFLSPQDLCRLGSTGTYWRAAVRDPLLWRCFLLRDLPSWASVDWRSLPSVEVFHQVFSEAGGNALYDYMAVYKKSCPQSRRSLKSSRLRYGAVTSFLQSLVTQAEPRFAMFGPGLEELDDSLVQKMMTCPEILLVAGLPQRRIHGIGSGVSFQFNNNQKFNILTLYSTTSVERRRARAEQAVVVNKMFYQDNSTVGNQQAVHYNVIAQVKKVCEVVDGFIYVANAEAHKKHDREEELAHILAMIDPALGPRNRPLLVLSCISHVDVKRIPCVYMAHQLQLNLLHQPWMVQDTVAATLDGLLSGLEWLLEEADCKNAQ, from the exons ATGGCGGAGGGCGGTCGGCTGGAGGCCGCCGTGCGCGGGCGGCTGCGCGGCCTGCGGGAGCGGTGGGCGCGGGGCGCCCGCgagcgcggcggcgcggaggcggcggccggccccggccccggcggcggggaggccgcggaGGAAGCGAGCGCCCTGCAGGCGCTGCCG ATCGACGTGCAGCTGCGCATCATGTCCTTCCTGTCGCCGCAAGACCTCTGCCGCCTGGGCAGCACCGGCACCTACTGGCGGGCGGCCGTGCGGGACCCGCTGCTGTGGAGGTGCTTTCTGCTGAGGGACCTCCCCTCCTGGGCCTCGGTGGACTGGAGGTCGCTCCCCAGCGTGGAGGTCTTCCATCAAGTCTTTTCGGAAGCCGGCGGTAATGCGCTGTACGACTACATGGCCGT ATATAAAAAAAGCTGTCCTCAGAGTAGAAGAAGTCTGAAATCAAGCCGTCTCCGGTATGGGGCTGTGACATCCTTTTTGCAATCACTGGTCACTCAGGCAGAACCTCGCTTTGCTATGTTTGGGCCGGGGTTGGAAGAGCTGGACGACTCTTTAGTGCAAAAGATGATGACTTGCCCAGAAATTCTACTAGTGGCTGGCCTACCTCAAAGACGAATTCATG GGATTGGATCAGGAGTCAGTTTTCAGTTCAATAACAATCAAAAATTCAATATTTTGACATTGTATTCAACTACGAG TGTGGAAAGGAGGAGAGCAAGGGCAGAGCAAGCTGTTGTTGTGAATAAGATGTTCTACCAAGACAACAGTACAGTGGGGAATCAGCAAGCTGTGCACTACAATGTAATAGCTCAAGTTAAAAAGGTGTGCGAAGTAGTTGATGGATTCATCTATGTTGCTAATGCAGAAGCTCATAAAA AGCACGATCGTGAAGAGGAACTGGCCCATATTTTGGCAATGATTGATCCAGCTCTTGGGCCTCGAAACAGACCTCTGCTGGTTTTATCTTGTATCTCTCATGTTGATGTGAAAAGAATTCCTTGTGTTTACATGGCACATCAGTTGCAACTGAATCTGTTACATCAGCCCTGGATG GTGCAGGACACTGTAGCTGCTACTTTAGATGGACTGCTAAGTGGACTTGAGTGGCTCTTGGAAGAAGCAGATTGTAAAAATGCACAGTAA
- the LOC135323517 gene encoding RAB7A-interacting MON1-CCZ1 complex subunit 1-like isoform X4, which yields MAEGASAVSALRPRLAALGRRLAALRAAGGDDTFLVKGSATLEKLKDLCKEEKEKTYCSKLLQLYTQAVLDITYFEENQLVDEDFPEDYSLPKVKELICVLSEPEDLVKECNINEECLNDGIHYLMKMLSFRCPLQLDEDVSFQDKDTGMFSDTHLLAMMYSGEMCYWGLKHCGEGKQKSLEMTNPVSSRSQGASLDFRDVGKNVLTKYVAVCEGPLKGQGWNTTSAKQMLCHLRKPHS from the exons ATGGCGGAGGGGGCGAGCGCCGTGTCGGCGCTGCGGCCACGGCTGGCGGCGCTGGGCCGGCGGCTGGCGGCCCTGAGGGCAGCGGGCGGCGACG ATACTTTCTTGGTAAAGGGCTCTGCTACTCTAGAGAAACTGAAGGACCTCtgtaaagaagagaaagaaaaaacatattgtTCCAAGCTTTTGCAGCTTTATACACAG GCTGTCTTAGATATTACATATTTTGAGGAAAACCAGCTCGTGGATGAAGATTTTCCAGAAGATTATTCCTTACCAAAAGTTAAAGAACTTATTTGTGTTCTTTCAGAACCAGAAGACCTAGTGAAAGAATGCAACATAAACGAAGAA TGTCTTAATGATGGAATTCATTACTTGATGAAGATGCTTAGCTTTAGATGCCCTCTCCAGCTAGATGAAGATGTCTCATTTCAGGATAAAGACACAG GTATGTTTAGCGATACCCACTTACTAGCGATGATGTACAGTGGAGAAATGTGCTACTGGGGACTGAAACACTGTggagaagggaagcaaaaaaGCCTTGAGATGACAAATCCGGTGTCCAGCAGATCGCAGGGCGCATCACTGGATTTCCGAGACGTGGGCAAAAACGTGTTAACAAAATACGTGGCAGTATGCGAAGGACCTTTGAAAGGACAAGGGTGGAACACAACAAGCGCGAAGCAAATGCTGTGTCACCTCAGGAAACCCCACAGCTAA
- the LOC135323517 gene encoding RAB7A-interacting MON1-CCZ1 complex subunit 1-like isoform X3, giving the protein MAEGASAVSALRPRLAALGRRLAALRAAGGDDTFLVKGSATLEKLKDLCKEEKEKTYCSKLLQLYTQAVLDITYFEENQLVDEDFPEDYSLPKVKELICVLSEPEDLVKECNINEECLNDGIHYLMKMLSFRCPLQLDEDVSFQDKDTGRLLSEGMFSDTHLLAMMYSGEMCYWGLKHCGEGKQKSLEMTNPVSSRSQGASLDFRDVGKNVLTKYVAVCEGPLKGQGWNTTSAKQMLCHLRKPHS; this is encoded by the exons ATGGCGGAGGGGGCGAGCGCCGTGTCGGCGCTGCGGCCACGGCTGGCGGCGCTGGGCCGGCGGCTGGCGGCCCTGAGGGCAGCGGGCGGCGACG ATACTTTCTTGGTAAAGGGCTCTGCTACTCTAGAGAAACTGAAGGACCTCtgtaaagaagagaaagaaaaaacatattgtTCCAAGCTTTTGCAGCTTTATACACAG GCTGTCTTAGATATTACATATTTTGAGGAAAACCAGCTCGTGGATGAAGATTTTCCAGAAGATTATTCCTTACCAAAAGTTAAAGAACTTATTTGTGTTCTTTCAGAACCAGAAGACCTAGTGAAAGAATGCAACATAAACGAAGAA TGTCTTAATGATGGAATTCATTACTTGATGAAGATGCTTAGCTTTAGATGCCCTCTCCAGCTAGATGAAGATGTCTCATTTCAGGATAAAGACACAGGTAGATTACTCAGTGaag GTATGTTTAGCGATACCCACTTACTAGCGATGATGTACAGTGGAGAAATGTGCTACTGGGGACTGAAACACTGTggagaagggaagcaaaaaaGCCTTGAGATGACAAATCCGGTGTCCAGCAGATCGCAGGGCGCATCACTGGATTTCCGAGACGTGGGCAAAAACGTGTTAACAAAATACGTGGCAGTATGCGAAGGACCTTTGAAAGGACAAGGGTGGAACACAACAAGCGCGAAGCAAATGCTGTGTCACCTCAGGAAACCCCACAGCTAA
- the LOC135323517 gene encoding RAB7A-interacting MON1-CCZ1 complex subunit 1-like isoform X2, whose amino-acid sequence MAEGASAVSALRPRLAALGRRLAALRAAGGDDTFLVKGSATLEKLKDLCKEEKEKTYCSKLLQLYTQAVLDITYFEENQLVDEDFPEDYSLPKVKELICVLSEPEDLVKECNINEESTSILGLELFECLYWRKGALLYMYCHTVKERSEWLRENIGLFKKCLNDGIHYLMKMLSFRCPLQLDEDVSFQDKDTGMFSDTHLLAMMYSGEMCYWGLKHCGEGKQKSLEMTNPVSSRSQGASLDFRDVGKNVLTKYVAVCEGPLKGQGWNTTSAKQMLCHLRKPHS is encoded by the exons ATGGCGGAGGGGGCGAGCGCCGTGTCGGCGCTGCGGCCACGGCTGGCGGCGCTGGGCCGGCGGCTGGCGGCCCTGAGGGCAGCGGGCGGCGACG ATACTTTCTTGGTAAAGGGCTCTGCTACTCTAGAGAAACTGAAGGACCTCtgtaaagaagagaaagaaaaaacatattgtTCCAAGCTTTTGCAGCTTTATACACAG GCTGTCTTAGATATTACATATTTTGAGGAAAACCAGCTCGTGGATGAAGATTTTCCAGAAGATTATTCCTTACCAAAAGTTAAAGAACTTATTTGTGTTCTTTCAGAACCAGAAGACCTAGTGAAAGAATGCAACATAAACGAAGAA TCCACCAGCATCCTTGGCCTAGAGTTATTTGAATGTCTTTACTGGAGAAAAGGAGCCCTGCTTTACATGTATTGTCACACTGTAAAAGAAAGGAGTGAATGGCTAAGGGAAAATATCGGCTTATTTAAAAAG TGTCTTAATGATGGAATTCATTACTTGATGAAGATGCTTAGCTTTAGATGCCCTCTCCAGCTAGATGAAGATGTCTCATTTCAGGATAAAGACACAG GTATGTTTAGCGATACCCACTTACTAGCGATGATGTACAGTGGAGAAATGTGCTACTGGGGACTGAAACACTGTggagaagggaagcaaaaaaGCCTTGAGATGACAAATCCGGTGTCCAGCAGATCGCAGGGCGCATCACTGGATTTCCGAGACGTGGGCAAAAACGTGTTAACAAAATACGTGGCAGTATGCGAAGGACCTTTGAAAGGACAAGGGTGGAACACAACAAGCGCGAAGCAAATGCTGTGTCACCTCAGGAAACCCCACAGCTAA
- the LOC135323517 gene encoding RAB7A-interacting MON1-CCZ1 complex subunit 1-like isoform X1: MAEGASAVSALRPRLAALGRRLAALRAAGGDDTFLVKGSATLEKLKDLCKEEKEKTYCSKLLQLYTQAVLDITYFEENQLVDEDFPEDYSLPKVKELICVLSEPEDLVKECNINEESTSILGLELFECLYWRKGALLYMYCHTVKERSEWLRENIGLFKKCLNDGIHYLMKMLSFRCPLQLDEDVSFQDKDTGRLLSEGMFSDTHLLAMMYSGEMCYWGLKHCGEGKQKSLEMTNPVSSRSQGASLDFRDVGKNVLTKYVAVCEGPLKGQGWNTTSAKQMLCHLRKPHS, from the exons ATGGCGGAGGGGGCGAGCGCCGTGTCGGCGCTGCGGCCACGGCTGGCGGCGCTGGGCCGGCGGCTGGCGGCCCTGAGGGCAGCGGGCGGCGACG ATACTTTCTTGGTAAAGGGCTCTGCTACTCTAGAGAAACTGAAGGACCTCtgtaaagaagagaaagaaaaaacatattgtTCCAAGCTTTTGCAGCTTTATACACAG GCTGTCTTAGATATTACATATTTTGAGGAAAACCAGCTCGTGGATGAAGATTTTCCAGAAGATTATTCCTTACCAAAAGTTAAAGAACTTATTTGTGTTCTTTCAGAACCAGAAGACCTAGTGAAAGAATGCAACATAAACGAAGAA TCCACCAGCATCCTTGGCCTAGAGTTATTTGAATGTCTTTACTGGAGAAAAGGAGCCCTGCTTTACATGTATTGTCACACTGTAAAAGAAAGGAGTGAATGGCTAAGGGAAAATATCGGCTTATTTAAAAAG TGTCTTAATGATGGAATTCATTACTTGATGAAGATGCTTAGCTTTAGATGCCCTCTCCAGCTAGATGAAGATGTCTCATTTCAGGATAAAGACACAGGTAGATTACTCAGTGaag GTATGTTTAGCGATACCCACTTACTAGCGATGATGTACAGTGGAGAAATGTGCTACTGGGGACTGAAACACTGTggagaagggaagcaaaaaaGCCTTGAGATGACAAATCCGGTGTCCAGCAGATCGCAGGGCGCATCACTGGATTTCCGAGACGTGGGCAAAAACGTGTTAACAAAATACGTGGCAGTATGCGAAGGACCTTTGAAAGGACAAGGGTGGAACACAACAAGCGCGAAGCAAATGCTGTGTCACCTCAGGAAACCCCACAGCTAA